The following are from one region of the Rhipicephalus microplus isolate Deutch F79 chromosome 1, USDA_Rmic, whole genome shotgun sequence genome:
- the LOC142769591 gene encoding lachesin-like has translation MAAWFICFCGSRWGELRAFFQLLLISFCIAGTTTMVTQAEPSVTPHAEPLFAEPIQNITVPVGRKVTLSCVVDNLNNYRVAWMYVEKFTLLTLAKNVITHNSRFKVTHNGHRTWHLHIHRVQERDRGAYMCQINTSPMKSQVGYLNVVVPPKIDNDLTSDSTEVAEGGEVALRCVANGTPEPEITWRREDAQYISLDPSKKALSVRGTWLNITKVSRLHMSAYLCIATNGVLPSVSKRIILAVSFAPMIWIPNQLVGASVDSDVTLDCNLESHPRSVTYWTRGPDRLIHQNVKYSVVTMQHTMYKVRMQLVVHRLKPEDYGEYHCAAKNTLGETKGTVNLYEIPASSGPTSHSTLISKGLHGKLLDKEWNHSPHSRSPGSSRDWWLNLYGNETDPWSPLAPAVVNLEATANCGACPSTTSATLPARLLVSLLSLLATAVL, from the exons GTACCACCACAATGGTAACCCAAGCAGAACCCAGCGTAACGCCCCATGCTGAACCACTGTTCGCCGAGCCGATACAGAACATAACGGTGCCTGTTGGCCGAAAGGTGACCCTGTCTTGCGTcgtcgacaacctcaataactaCAGG GTGGCCTGGATGTACGTGGAGAAGTTCACGCTCTTGACACTGGCGAAGAACGTGATCACGCACAACTCCCGCTTCAAGGTGACTCACAACGGCCACCGCACGTGGCACTTGCACATTCACCGCGTCCAGGAGAGGGACCGGGGAGCGTACATGTGCCAGATCAACACATCGCCCATGAAGTCCCAAGTCGGATACCTCAACGTCGTTG TGCCGCCCAAAATCGATAACGATCTGACAAGTGACAGCACGGAAGTGGCTGAAGGTGGCGAAGTGGCATTGCGCTGCGTGGCAAATGGGACACCGGAGCCGGAAATCACGTGGCGAAGAGAGGACGCCCAGTACATCTCACTCGACCCATCCAAGAAAG CATTGTCGGTGAGAGGCACCTGGCTAAACATAACGAAGGTTTCCCGCCTGCATATGAGTGCCTACTTGTGCATTGCAACCAACGGTGTGCTGCCCTCGGTCAGCAAGCGGATAATCCTTGCAGTCAGCT TCGCACCCATGATCTGGATCCCGAATCAGCTGGTCGGTGCGAGCGTCGACTCGGACGTGACCCTGGATTGCAACCTAGAGTCTCACCCAAGATCGGTCACCTACTGGACTCGGGGGCCGGACCGTTTGATACACCAGAACGTCAAGTACTCGGTGGTCACCATGCAGCACACCATGTACAAGGTGCGCATGCAGCTAGTCGTACACAGGCTCAAGCCGGAAGACTACGGAGAGTACCACTGTGCCGCCAAGAACACTCTCGGCGAGACCAAGGGCACCGTCAATCTCTACG AGATACCTGCAAGCTCCGGGCCTACGTCCCACTCGACGCTTATCTCAAAAGGACTCCACGGAAAGCTACTTGACAAGGAATGGAATCACTCGCCACATTCCCGCAGCCCTG GCTCGTCGCGTGACTGGTGGCTCAACTTGTACGGTAACGAGACAGATCCCTGGTCTCCGCTTGCGCCTGCTGTGGTGAACCTTGAAG CCACTGCAAACTGCGGTGCATGTCCCAGCACCACAAGCGCAACGCTTCCCGCCAGGCTGCTCGTGAGTTTATTGTCACTGCTAGCAACTGCAGTTTTGTGA